The Vibrio gangliei genome includes a region encoding these proteins:
- a CDS encoding LexA family protein, giving the protein MKVIPIPLSVSAGLTGFASPADSYVQKRLSLDDLLIRDQQASYFCRVSGNSMSDEAVIDGDILLVDRSLPVRQNSPIVCNYNGEMLYKRIDLANRLLLSSNEQFPPIPVSDTDTCSFEGVVTAVIRKMEL; this is encoded by the coding sequence ATGAAAGTTATTCCTATCCCCCTTTCGGTATCTGCGGGTTTAACCGGTTTTGCTTCCCCTGCTGATTCCTACGTACAAAAAAGATTGAGCTTGGATGATTTGCTGATTAGAGATCAGCAAGCATCATATTTTTGCCGTGTCTCGGGTAACTCGATGAGTGATGAGGCTGTAATAGATGGCGATATTCTTCTTGTTGATCGGTCACTACCGGTTAGGCAGAACTCACCGATAGTCTGTAACTATAATGGTGAAATGCTATATAAGCGCATAGATTTAGCTAATCGGCTATTGCTTTCTTCGAATGAACAATTTCCTCCAATTCCGGTAAGTGATACAGATACATGCTCATTCGAGGGTGTTGTCACTGCTGTCATTAGAAAAATGGAACTCTGA
- a CDS encoding replication initiation protein, with translation MSLPELSDITVNQSNELLSAQYTLPLPQFRIVLMSLSKVNSSKSSVGSVTITSREFAEAYGYDVTDCAQIMRDAIKSINKSPINMIVEDRLRTFHWFEVTDVPRVGDEGVFKIQFSKSIEPFVFELKNNYSISEFKYVKQLTTLFQFRLYQWLKDGQFLGMNNFQKGSNGSHSIKFEIEWMKERANISGYDDWSDFKKRILQPSVDHINASTNLSVTYEPVKTGRKTTHIRFYVLKENSVDVITKPIRPRLKRRPKVASGSDAHGKWARTNIALLVGYESELKDYDPSEKLAIDDVRRLIDYYKVIGSKFEQKERELEVKERVESKANSSTK, from the coding sequence ATGAGTTTACCTGAATTATCTGATATTACTGTCAATCAAAGTAACGAGCTTTTATCTGCTCAATATACTTTACCTTTGCCGCAGTTTCGTATCGTTTTGATGAGCTTATCAAAGGTTAATAGTAGTAAGTCTAGTGTAGGTTCGGTGACGATCACATCGAGAGAATTTGCTGAAGCCTATGGGTATGATGTTACTGATTGTGCTCAGATAATGCGTGATGCGATTAAAAGTATTAACAAATCACCAATTAATATGATTGTTGAAGATCGCTTGCGTACCTTTCATTGGTTTGAAGTTACTGACGTTCCTCGGGTTGGTGATGAAGGTGTGTTTAAAATTCAGTTTAGTAAGTCGATTGAGCCATTTGTTTTTGAGCTTAAAAATAACTATTCAATTTCTGAGTTTAAGTACGTCAAACAGTTAACAACCTTGTTTCAGTTTAGATTGTACCAGTGGCTTAAAGATGGCCAGTTCTTGGGTATGAACAATTTTCAGAAAGGAAGTAATGGTTCGCACTCGATTAAGTTTGAGATCGAGTGGATGAAAGAAAGGGCTAATATCTCGGGATATGATGATTGGAGTGATTTCAAAAAACGAATTCTTCAACCGTCAGTTGATCACATCAATGCCAGTACAAACCTTTCAGTAACCTACGAACCGGTAAAAACAGGTAGAAAAACGACTCATATTAGATTCTATGTTCTAAAAGAGAATAGCGTGGATGTTATTACCAAGCCTATAAGGCCACGTCTAAAGCGTAGACCTAAAGTTGCCTCTGGTAGTGATGCGCACGGCAAGTGGGCTAGGACAAATATTGCTTTGCTGGTGGGTTATGAATCTGAATTAAAAGATTATGATCCAAGTGAAAAGTTGGCAATTGATGATGTTCGTAGGCTGATTGATTATTATAAGGTTATTGGTAGTAAATTTGAGCAGAAAGAAAGAGAGCTGGAAGTGAAAGAGCGAGTTGAATCAAAAGCTAATAGCTCTACTAAGTAG